One Rhipicephalus microplus isolate Deutch F79 chromosome 4, USDA_Rmic, whole genome shotgun sequence genomic window carries:
- the LOC142813843 gene encoding uncharacterized protein LOC142813843 yields MDVPVENVVNMVPEGSTAPTTKVDSIEVQKNIALGASVVLTAAVVCSMDFILDKVGFGKEGVKPGSLAATWQASMHGNVPRWSKFALLQRWGVKGIPGRFKFSVGYVIFFFTFLLLAPHSLLEEPR; encoded by the exons ATGGACGTCCCAGTAGAAAACGTCGTGAACATGGTGCCCGAAGGTTCAACTGCGCCCACGACTAAGGTCGACAG TATCGAGGTACAAAAAAACATCGCACTAGGAGCTTCAGTGG TGTTGACGGCCGCAGTTGTGTGCTCCATGGACTTCATCCTTGACAAAGTGGGCTTCGGCAAAGAAGGGGTCAAGCCTGGAAGTCTGGCAGCCACATGGCAAGCGTCAATGCACGGCAATGTCCCAAGGTGGAGCAAATTCGCCCTTCTGCAGAGATGGGGAGTCAAAGGGATTCCAGGGAGGTTTAAATTTTCGGTCGGCTACGTCATCTTCTTCTTCACCTTCTTGTTGTTAGCGCCTCACAGTCTCTTGGAAGAGCCAAGATAA